A stretch of the Nicotiana tabacum cultivar K326 chromosome 6, ASM71507v2, whole genome shotgun sequence genome encodes the following:
- the LOC107808090 gene encoding boron transporter 4, producing MKSRFGTPFEGIAEDIRGRVSYYKQDWIAGIRSGIGILAPTTYIFFASALPVIAFGEQLSRDTDGSLSTVETLASTAICGIIHSILGGQPIMILGVAEPTIIMYSYLYKFAKGKEELGQTLYLAWAGWVCVWTALMLFLLAIFNACSIISKFTRIAGETFGMLITVLFIQEAIKGLVSEFHIPKSDDPSSEKNQFHWLYTNGLLGIIFTFGLLYTALKSRKARSWWYGTGWIRSFIADYGVPLMVLVWSALSFIVPNKVPSGVPRTLYSPLPWESASLYHWTVIKDMGKVPPTYIFAAIIPAVMIAGLYFFDHSVASQMAQQKEFNLKNPSAYHYDILLLGFMTLLCGLIGLPPSNGVLPQSPMHTKSLAILKKQLIRKKMVESAKESIRRKASNSEIYGNMQAVFIEIDSSPVNAVAKELKHLKEAIMKHEIENGNGEKSNGRFDPEKHIDAYLPVRVNEQRVSNLLQSLLVAASVGAMPVIKKIPTSVLWGYFAYMAIDSLPGNQLWERILLLFITPGRRFKVLEGVHASFVESVPFRYIAIFTVFQLVYLLVVFGVTWIPIAGILFPLPFFLLISIRQHLLPKLFHPRHLQELDAAEYEEIAGTPKRALSFSFRETEATEEGKIEICDAEILDELTTSRGELKFRTVSFSEDKRPQVYPTENCTES from the exons ATGAAGAGTCGTTTCGGAACTCCATTTGAAGGCATTGCAGAGGATATTCGAGGACGCGTTTCTTACTACAAGCAGGATTGGATTGCTGGAATTAGATCTGGAATAGG GATATTAGCTCCAACTACATACATATTTTTCGCATCTGCTCTTCCAGTTATTGCTTTTGGAGAACAATTGAGCAGAGATACAG ATGGGAGCCTGAGCACTGTGGAAACTTTAGCTTCTACAGCAATTTGTGGAATCATTCATTCAATACTTGGCGGGCAACCTATTATGATACTAGGAGTTGCAGAACCTACTATTATTATGTACAGTTACCTCTACAAGTTTGCTAAAGGGAAAGAAGAATTGGGACAGACCCTTTACTTGGCTTGGGCTGGATG GGTTTGTGTTTGGACAGCTCTCATGTTGTTTCTTCTAGCAATATTTAATGCCTGCTCTATCATTAGTAAATTTACAAGGATTGCTGGGGAGACTTTTGGCATGCTTATCACCGTACTTTTCATTCAAGAGGCAATTAAG GGATTAGTGAGCGAGTTTCATATTCCTAAATCCGATGACCCAAGTTCAGAGAAAAATCAATTCCATTGGCTTTATACAAATGGCCTACTTGGAATCATATTTACTTTTGGCCTTCTCTACACAGCCTTAAAAAGCAGGAAAGCAAGGTCATGGTGGTATGGCACAG GCTGGATTAGAAGCTTCATCGCGGACTATGGAGTTCCTTTAATGGTTCTTGTGTGGTCAGCACTCTCATTTATCGTGCCAAACAAAGTTCCATCTGGAGTTCCTAGAACTCTCTATAGTCCCCTTCCTTGGGAATCTGCATCTTTATATCACTGGACTGTAATTAAG GATATGGGGAAGGTTCCTCCAACATACATATTTGCTGCCATAATACCGGCTGTGATGATAGCAGGACTCTATTTTTTCGATCACAGTGTTGCTTCTCAGATGGCACAACAAAAGGAGTTCAACTTAAAGAATCCTTCTGCTTATCATTATGATATCTTACTCTTGGGATTTATG ACTTTGCTATGTGGTTTGATTGGATTGCCTCCTTCAAATGGTGTCCTGCCACAATCCCCTATGCATACTAAAAGTTTGGCTATTCTTAAGAAACAG TTGATTAGGAAGAAGATGGTTGAAAGCGCAAAAGAGAGTATCAGAAGAAAAGCAAGCAACTCTGAAATCTATGGAAACATGCAAGCTGTATTCATAGAGATAGATAGTTCTCCTGTT AATGCAGTAGCTAAAGAATTGAAACACTTGAAAGAGGCAATAATGAAACATGAAATTGAAAATGGAAATGGGGAAAAATCAAATGGCAGATTTGATCCTGAGAAGCATATTGATGCTTACTTGCCCGTTCGAGTCAATGAACAAAGAGTGAGCAATCTATTGCAGTCACTACTAGTAGCAGCATCAGTAGGTGCTATGCCAGTAATAAAAAAGATACCAACCTCAGTTCTTTGGGGATATTTTGCATACATGGCTATTGACAGCTTGCCGGGAAATCAACTATGGGAAAGAATCTTGCTTCTCTTCATCACCCCTGGCAGGAGATTTAA GGTCCTTGAAGGGGTACATGCATCTTTTGTGGAGTCAGTACCATTCAGATACATTGCAATCTTCACAGTTTTCCAACTTGTATACTTACTTGTGGTATTTGGAGTCACTTGGATTCCCATAGCTGGCATTCTATTCCCCTTGCCATTCTTCCTCCTTATAAGCATAAGGCAGCATTTGCTCCCCAAATTGTTCCACCCTCGTCATTTGCAAGAGCTCGATGCAGCCGAATATGAAGAAATTGCTGGTACCCCAAAACGTGCACTTAGCTTCTCTTTCAGG GAAACGGAGGCAACTGAAGAAGGTAAAATAGAAATTTGTGATGCTGAGATTTTGGATGAACTTACAACCAGCAGAGGAGAGCTGAAATTCAGGACTGTCAGCTTCAGCGAAGATAAACGCCCACAG GTTTATCCAACTGAGAACTGTACAGAATCTTAG